GCCATCTTCTCCAGCACTAGACATCTGTTAATCAGTAACTGATGCAAGATtacaaatactcttttttttttactcattctTCCAATGTAGTCGAAGCTGTAACCAGTGCTTGCAAACGTAACAGCAAtacaaagactttaaaaaaaaaaaaaaagattattttctatcAAAAGTGAGAACATGTCATTACAGTTATTGTTTCCAAACATCCTGTAATGCATGCACTAAAAATACTAGAAATGCAAATAGAAGGCAACATATTTTTACCTGTCTATTTTGGTTGCTATGACCACTGTAAAATTGCCTTCTGTATTGGGCAAGTAAGTAGAAGGTATAATTACATAACTTCCCGCAGGAAGTCTGCAAAGTTGGCTTACTTCCTGTGAATAGCAATGAGGTACACAGCTAACCAGTGGCTCCAAGTGCAGAAAAGAGGAAGTATGTGGTTTCCAGCTGCTGTTAGGTACCTgcaagaaagaatgaaaacatgcCTACCTTTTCATACATTTCAGGCCTCACAACGTTAAATTCCTGATATACCATAGTAAGGTATGTTCCATATCTGTTCCATATCTATTCCACTCCAAATACTCACTGTTCTGGACAGAACTGTATGAGAGGGATGGGAAGGCTTCCAGAAAACCCAGATGGCAGTATCGAGTACAGATAAATCATTCCTACCATGTTTGTAGACAGTTCATACAACCCACTACACTCATAGCTCAAAAGCTTTTTCTATTGTCTAACCTCACTCTTCCTCACTGCAGCCTAATGCCCTTGTTTTTCATCTCACCAATGTGGTGAACAGACTATATCCTTCCTCTTTTTAGTGGCCTTTCCTGTACTAAAAATTCATATGAGACTTCTCAGTCTCCTATAAGCATGAAAAAATGCCATTCTTTCAATCTTTCTTCACATAGTGTATATCTGAAGCTATATGATCACTCCTAATGCTCAACTCCAGACTCTCCATTCAAGCAACACCTTTTTTGAAGcacattttctgaaaataaagttaGCTTTGCCTGCAAAGTAGCCACCTAACCAGAAGCTTCCCATCCTACATTTATGCAGTTCATCACTGGCAGATACATGTAGAACCTGTATTTGTCCATACCAAATCAtatcttgttttgtttcaggttgTCTGTTCAACATGTCAGTCCTTTTGAATTCTAATCTTGTCTGCAGATCCAACACCTCTTGCCAATGGACAAGTAAAAAATTAGCAGAGATAGAGAAAGTAAGTTTTCATGATCAATTACCAAAAACTCTGGTCCTCAATCACTAAGACACTGAGAATTCTTTGCAAATCCTCAAAAGAGTTCATAATTTCTAAAAGTAATTTAGAGCATTGGGAGGATTCAGTGGAACCAATTATCTGGTTACTATTCTACCTAGTGCGCAGTTACTCCATATCTTTCACATGCATTACTTCACAGGACCAGCCTCTGTTTGTCCTAGAAGCAGCATGTCTCTTGCCAAGTGCAAGGAGCACTGAACTAACTGACAGGCTTACCTTCACACTTAGCAAACGAGCAATCAAACTGACCAAAGTCTTACCTGGAAAATATGGAAACCTATTGGACGACACTTGCTATCTTGGCAGTGCTGACGGAGGGTAACTTTCACACTGCTTTTTCCTGGTCCTGCAGGAATGGAGAGGGGAAAGCAGGGATTGATATGGAAGGAGGGGAAGTTCCTGCTACCTCCAGCACTTTGCCCATTTTTCCAGCATCCATGCAGCTGCACCGTCTCCCATTCACCTGCTGGGAGTTCTTCACAGAGGGCAGCATCTGTGGGTGGTGGCTTTAGCTCACTATCAAAcgtaagagagaaaagaaactaaaatgtaTAAAACCTGTATGATTTCACAAAATCTAGAACACCAGCGCACAAAATTGAACTACTATTACATAAACTTACATGAATAGAATTCCTCCAAACTTTCGGCACAGAGAAAGAGAACGGTACAACTCTTAAATCCTTAGATAATTCACAGAACTCCACAAGAACAACATAGCATATACAAACCATGCACTAAAACCAGATTAAGATTTTTGCACATTCATGAAGTAACgcagcttaaatattttttcctcaatacCCTTCTGCTATTTGTCCCGTTTGAAAACAATACAGCTGACAGTGTCTTCTGGAGTACACAAGAGCACCTCAGTAAGTTCAAAGCATACACTGcattctttttttatattcactATGTCTTTAATCAGAGGAAACTACCGTTTTATCTGCTGACTTCATCACTGTAATGTTAACCCTATTTTGATCCTAGCCCAGCACTGCTTTTCACAGCCATATGAACAATTTAGTATTATTATCAGTTGTGCAACATTTGAAACCATATTTCAGCATAACTTGAAACTATCATCTGTTCTTACTTCCAGTTTTCCAGCTGAGAACACATAACAGCTGTTACGATATTCTGCGATTGCCCATTCTAGACACACATCCAGGCTGGCACCTCTGTTTCAGTCTGAGGAAGTGTTCTTAACAGCAATACTACAAATTTTATCCCATCGCTGAAAGTACAATATGTTCTACAGATAAAATATGTCCAGAAACCAAATATATTGCCAGTAAGAAGTACACAATTTGCACCCATACAGCAAAATTAGCCTCATAGTTTTGCAGACCTTCAATCTAAAACTTGATGTCACCTTCTTCCAAATTCTGCAGAGTAAATGATTAATGCATGTTCTGGCTTTGTAGTGTGATTTGCCAACTTCTTTCCAAGGAGATATGAGTTGATAGTGTACTaccagaatataaaaaaaaaaaaattgaacagctTTTAAACGTTACGTTTTGCCTCTGTATATAGCTTACCTGGCGCAAGCTGTTAGACAACCTCAGATTTTTTCAGGTTTATTGCAAGAAGAAACAACTTTGCTGACTCCACACAACTACTCATCATCCTATCTTCTTAAGTATTTACTTCAAGGCTATGGTCACCAACACAGAATTGCTCATGACTAATTGACTTTTAAGTGCTGAGATAGCAATGTAATCagctacagttaaaaaaaattaaaaagtcaccAGAAGCTACTGGACTGACATTGCTGATATTTCCTGTTGGATAAGCAAGCATTTTTATACAGAAGGAAAAGATTGTTCCAATTCCATTATAAAAGTCTACTTTGTGTCACAAGCTATGAGGAAAAATCAGCTAGAACACAATATGCAGTGATCTTTCAAAGATTTTTATCATAATGCTGGTAAACTGCTTGAGGCCTTCACAAATAAGAAGTTCAGCTGTATTGCCAGTGTCAAATGCTTTAATTCAAAAAACAATTCTTTGTTCAGCTAAAGATGACAGCATAAATGTCAGTGCTATTTTTCACACCTGCCCTGGAAAGATGAGCTGTGAGTATTATGCCATCTGAGTCCACTGCTGACACTCCATTTGCATTTGAAGCTGTACAGGTCACTAATAACAAGGTTATATGTCAGGCAATCTGTTAGTATGTGTTTTCCAGCATACATGATAATATACTGCTCTCCTTTTCTGTTGCTCACTGCAATaacagctgtcgtggtttaaccccagccagcaactaaacaccacgcagccgctcactcactcccccccacccagtgggatgggggagaaaatcaggaaaagaagcaaaacccgtgggttgagataagaacggtttaatagaacagaaaaaagaagaaactaataatgataacgataacactaataaaatgacaacagcaataatgaaaggattggaatgtacaaatgatgcgcagtgcaattgctcaccacccgccgactgacacccagccagtccccgagcggcgaaaccctgcccccacttcccagttcctatactggatgggacgtcacatggtatggaatacaccgttggccagtttgggtcaggtgccctggctgtgtcccgtgccaacttcttgtgcccctccagctttctcactggctgggcatgagaagctgaaaaatccttgactttagtctaaacactactgagcaacaactgaaaacatcagtgttatcaacattcttcacatactgaactcaaaacatagcactgtaccagctactaggaagacagttaactctatcccagctgaaaccaggacacagctaCTTTTAACTTCTGTGGCACATCTTCATTTTTCCATACATTAAGAAAGAATTTCCACATATTGAGAAACATGTTCTGCAGAAACCTATTCAGTTCTTCTACAAAATACGCACCTTCTCAAAACACTAGGCTGCAGTTTAGAGGCAAGATGCTACTCATCTGACTACTTCTGACTGATATTTTAACAAGAGATAGTAACAGCTTCATGCAAAAACCAAGGAGATATAACACTATTTACATGAATTCAAAGACAAACAATTCTGTTACTTGGTACTCTGCACAACCTTTCCAAAAACATTTTGAACATTTACACTTAGTGCTATACTTCATATATTTGTTTATGTCAACAACTATAagaaattttctgttttgttttaaacctacCTGAGAGAGATCCTTCCCGTTGAAAATACACGAAGCAAGAAATTCCCTACTGCATCTTTCAGAAAAGTGCTGGGAACAACAAGATAAAACCCAGGCGAAAGGtcacagcacacatgcacttctctGTCATAGGAATGGCAGATGGTACCTACAACTGGAGGAGCAGAGAGGGTCTTTGGAAGGTTAAATCGTTTCTTCTCCACCTAGAATAGATGCATAATGATGTGTGGTGTTTTAGGAAAAATGAGGagtttttaataaaactaaaaatgataaaatatttttttaaaacatttttaaacatgcaTACATTTACAAAAGGAAACAATTAAGGATGAGAGCATTAGCAGATAAGCTGAACATCAAAGAGGAGTAGGAAGTGTTAATATTCAGGAGGAGTAAATTTAGGAATAGTCTTCCAATAATCAGCCTGAAATGTCATGTGCTAGTTTGGAACAGTCCCAAAAGTTCTGCTACTTGGCACTCAATGATAAGTACTAGTCCGCTAATAGCTTGTACAGACAGTAACTGCATCGTGATATAAACAGGATCATCCTAACGTAAATCAGAGATGTAAAATGTGTGAACACCTGAATCATATCACTGCCATAGGAAGTGAATGATTTTACTCAGATGTTTCAGTAATGCTTTAAAACTTcaatttggaaaaagaaaaacgtCACTCCTGTATTACCTTCCAGACATGCAATCCCACAGCCTGGTAATTCTTCCCCTGTGTGCCTTCAGTCAAAGATAGATTTTCCTCTGCTAAGCAAGTCAGATTTTTAATTCTTCCAGCCCAGTCAGCACTGTATTTCCTATGTTTCTGCAGCAGAGCAATGCACACCTCACTCTTTTCACAGACTCTCAGCCAGAACTTAGGGTTGGTAGGAAAGCTGCTGTTGTTACGGCAGCCACCTGCAGACCGGCCTCTCACCCAGGATCCAAAAAGATTCTGCGAGTGATACAGCACTTTCTCtaacaaaataagaaaaacatggTGCGGATTTCAGACACCAGAGACTACTTAATTTTATACAACAGATATATGGCAGAAATCCCCCAGCCCAACAAAACATGCTGTCATAGCCCTGACACTTTCTCCAAGCAGATGTTCACAACCAACATTTTGAGAGGCATGAGAATGAATATCACAACTGTTAATGGCAGATTGATGACATGATTTTTACAACAAGAAACTGCTTCTAGAAATCTGAAGTTTATCtcccataaaaaaagaaaaaataaatcacgAGGCTGTCCAGAACAGCAGCCTTCTAGATGGAGAACACTAATGTCTCAACAAACTAGCAAGTAACTAGATCTTAGAGAAATATCAGAGTCCTCTAAATAGCTCTAGTTTCCTCTTGTCCCTCTGTTCTTCCCAGCAGAGATAAAAAAGGCCTATGGATCtaaaggagagggaaagactGAGAAAGAGAAATCACGGTCCAGTTGCATCCATTTGCATTTCAAATCGGTCTTTCCCATTGACATAACATTATTTCTATGAGAAAGATATCTTCTCATACCACACCTGTATAGAGGCTCTGAAGTTGTCCTTCCTCATTGACTGGAAAGCCCATGGTAACCTCATCAAATTCCCTGAAAAATTCCTCTTCATCAACCCAGAATTCTCCCTCTTGGATCTGTGAGAGCAGTTCTGAGGCAACTACTGGATCTAGCTGGCTCCATCCTTGACCACTGCACATAAGACAAAAGTTAACATTTAGTTCTTTGCCCCAAAAAGTTCCATAACAATGTTCTATCAAATATCCCATGGAGTATGACAATGAGAGGAGGTTTCTTCATTTTATTGTCAAATACTTGCATTGAATATTTCTGTATACATGTTGCTAGTAAGCGAGAAGGATAATAGAAAGTATGAATCACAACATATCAAAGAAAACTTAGAAACAACCTAACACCAGATTGGATGCAGCAGCATACTTCTAGGTGAAATAGCTACTTTGCTTACAACAGACAGTACAGTCCAAACTGTGagagcaaaataaagattttaagaGTTGttaaaaatagcaatgaaaatgtaaaacaagCTGCACAGTGACTGTTCTGAAAGAATTTTAATGCTGTACAGTGAACATCAAAAACCACTGTCTGTATGAAGTAGCTGGTTATTCCCATGAATCTGCTGGCTAAGTCACAATAAACCAAGAATTTAAACACCTCATTATTTAGGGCCCATTAAAAGATAGTATCTTCAACATTTTTGATTGTTTCACTAACAACAAAGAACAGTTCTGCACTTTAATAAAACAGGGCTCTAAGGCCACCCAATTAAACGCTATCCCCTTGCAACTACACGGCAACTTGCTGTTTGGCAAAGAAACTACAAGAGACCAAGTGTATAACCAGAACTCAGAACTCGGTCAAAAGCAAAAAACATCAACTTAAGTCTCAATGTGATTAAGCCATCTTTTtaactgaggaggaaaaaaaccctatttctcTAAAATGTTTATTAACATGATCATATTGTTATGGTATTTCAATGCTGAAAGCTTGCTCCTTTGGTCAAGAATTGCATGTTCTTTTGTACAGTCTAAATATGCTAACAATTTTCAAAATAAGCTAGCAGGGACTGCACTTTCATTCTTGTTACTTTGCTATATGAACTGCTAAAcatatttctgcatttcctttaaaacagaTCTCTTCTTTATATCTACTTTGTATCTACTCTTCTTTATATCTACTGGATTCCAGCTTCTCCTATTCATATTAATCTACAGAAATGAGAGCACACAGGCACGAAACACAAGCATCCTTCCTCTGctatattttgttttatacatACTCCTTTGCTTGTCTTCTGCAACTGAGACAAGATCAAATGAGAAGAGCCAAGTAAAGCTGAGCGACTACTTGTAAGTCACAAACATCTTATGAGCAAAGACACTTAGATCAAttgcagaacaacaaaaaagcaccacagaaatcaagagagagaaaataaatgaacatcTTAAGTTTATCTCTACGAAAAGACATGATGCTttgataaacaaaaaaaaagttattaaaaaaaatttaattaccAGAACTAATAAATCAGAATGACTAGCCTTAGAAACAATGAGCTGTGTGAACTACTGAACTCTCTAAAGGATTGCATATCAACTGAAGGCTCGCTCCTCCGCTATAGCCTATTAGCAGTATTTGCCTAGGCAATACATAGATACGCTCTGTGCTTCAGAACTTTCACAAATAATTGTCCAAATGAAAATAAACCTGCTCACCCCTCACACCAGGGACCTCTCCAGCACCGCCTCCCCCAAGGATTTCTTATTCGCAGTAGGAAGATTTCCTTGCCTGACACTTCAGACAGATTCAAGATGTCTATTACAATAAAGGCATGAAATTCTCCTAGTTCACTTGCacctgaataggaaaaaaaaaaaaagcatttgaaagtaaACAAAAGAACCTGCTCCATATTTTGCAATGAATGACACGAAACTATCCTGTGAAAGAAGGCAATTTTGagataaaaggaaattatttttaaagtcactaaaaaaacagcataaaaaaccccaaacagttcaTTTTAGTTGTGactacaagaaaataaaataaatgaaaattttaaagctTATTAACTCACTCTTCGATCTCAAACATCTACAAACTCTCAGTGCTGAAATTCACTggagtttttaatgttttttagctgctttttcagGGGGTGggttgtttgtgtttgtttttgggAACTGACCATATTAGCATCTAATGTAAAAAGCACACCTCAAAAGCACCCTCTGTCCTGAACTCAATAACATCTTTAAATCTTTATTTATCCAAGGTTATACAAAATTGCACCATGAAATTCGTATGGTTCTAGAATCAGCACTATGCATTTTCTGGCTGCCTTGTGCTCTGAACCATGTTAgacatttacttttaaaatgtctaGAACTTTACTGTTACCTTGTCTGGAACTGAGGACTGAGCAGCTTATTACACACTGTTCCTTCAGATTCATTAATCTTCTAAACACTGCTTTCTCCAAAACCATGCCAGTCTTCTCTTTCTCCATGTTTCTTCCAGGGCCTTTCAGGGTCCACCTTTCAGCAATTCCTCCAGTCAGATCAACCAAAGCATCTGCCACCTGACCTGCCCATAACTGTTCATAAGATCCATGcactctaggaaaaaaaaaaaaaggggggggggggggggagtttctACAAACAGCAGAACTAAAGAAACATGGTTCTTATGTACTTTCAATCCTGCCCTATATCAGGATCATAACTGTACCCTACCTCATATCCCCAAGTAGGCAAAAGAAAGGACATGCTATTTTATTTATACAGAATACAACATCTAAAGAACATGTAAGCCATCAGACATTCTGCTGTTTGATGGGAAGTTTAGTACAATTCATTCCATCCTATATAGAAATCACTCTAGTCTAGTACTAGTCATTTTTACCTTATTATCGATGCACTACATCATCTTTTGTGATATACTAACTGCATTCTGtataaataacatttctttctcttctccaattATTCTTTGTTCACTCTGCACAAATAACCAGAGTAGCATTTCCTTCAACAATTTAAGTAAATCCAGAGACTACCCTACCTGCTGCAGTGGATGCAAAACATAGCAAAAGAAATCAAGACTATAATAGAATGATAAGACAAGATAAAACAATAAGATctctacagaaaacaaataaagaatATTACCTTTCAGACCTACAGAGAAGCTTTAACATGCCATTGCTGCTTCAAAACTTCTGCTCAATGTATCTATAGTTGAATAAACTACTTCATATTTGAAGTCTTTTTCTGCCCTCTGCTGGCAACCACACAATCTTTCACCCAAGTGCTTCTGGACATTTGATGTCTATCTTACCAATGCATTTTGTCTCCAAATTGTTTTGTCCATCTGGACAGCATTTTGATGGATGTGTCATAAAACATAAAATAGCTGCATTTTCAAACACATTAACAATAtagttttttcttctcaaaataataaATCATCAAATTAAGCAAAAGAGCAGTGAAACTCATACAACCAGACCCTCAACTAGCATAAACTTACATAATGTTGTTGCTTTCCATGAAAATATTTGCGTGCTTTCTGCTCTTCATTGAGCCCTCAGCTGCCCTCAAATGCTGCACTAGTAAAGTATTTCCCTTTAATAAATTAGATGACCAATGGAGAATGACTTAGTGAACATCATTTGAATCCTGATAATTCACTGCAGCTCTTACTTTTCATCATAATTCTCTCCCTAAGACTACCTTACCTAATATGCAACTAGAAACACACCTTACAGATCTACAGTTTAAAGAGCAACTTCCGCACAACCTAGTATGGGAACGCTAGCAGCCATTGTACTTTATATTGAATAATACACAGATCTATGCCCAAAGCAGTCAGATAAAATAAGCAAGCAGGAGGTATAAAAGTCTTGTACCTCCTTTTACTTCCCTCAACAACAATGTTCACATACTTTGCATATGCTTTTTCCAATAGTGGAAGCCAAAACAAATCCTCTGTCTGACACTGGGAAAAGCAGAGTTTACCACCAAGGCAAGGCAAACGATCGTCAATCGTCACTTCCACCCAGTGTCCAAACTGCCAGACTCGACAAGTGAAACAGCCTTGATATGACTCATCTGTCCAGCTGGGCTGACCTGGAGGGATCACCTAAATAGCAAAAGCCAAAATCAAGACAAATAatcaaatttttttaataaacaaagcCAGTTTAAAATATGCTGAATATCAACCATTTGtaataatcacagaaaaaaaaaaaaagatcacaacaaaaccagaaaactaagCATATCAAAACTGATACTCGTATGGAGGCTTTGGATTCAAGAACAATATACAAATATAAATTAGGTGAAGAAAACCTCTGAACCATGAAACTTCTCTATACCTTATTCAGTAGGTATTTACTCTTCTGCAAAGCTACACAAGCACACAGGAACCAACAGTCTCCCAAAATTCCTTGTTTCACTTGCACATCCTGCAGATTGTTTGAAAATAACCGAGGAGTAGAACAAATGTCCTAAAATTAAAAGGAGGGGAGTTAAAGCCAAATCCTGCACGACATTCTAAGGAATTCTGTGTTTCAGGGAATGGGAGGGCTCCAGAGTCCTCTTACAAAATAATGGAATTTTTACTTCTcgaaaatttctttttcagacacaGCCTAAGCAAGCAATAACAAATTACTGCCTCATGGCTATTTTACAGGTACTTTGTGAGGTAAGTCTAGTTCCCACATGAATTTTAGTACACAAATATCACCAACAGGTGCAACCTTAGCAGAGGCACCAATAAGTGAAAGGCAACATAATTCATCAGCTCCTTGCTAGACATATGATCGACTGTAATAGAACTGATGCCATTCACATTGAACTGCACATCCCAAGTCACAAAGTCTCCAAATTAGCATAAGAGAAAAACCTTTCCTAGGGCAAATAAAAATAGATTACTTGGTAGCAAAAGAGGTAATTTCAAATGCAAAGTCCCAAATACTTAATGGGATCTGAAAGTGAGTTTTTAAAATGGTTCTTCTCTCACCTGTAAACACTGCAAGAGATAGAAATTAACTGATCAGCCCTCAGCAGTAATCAAGGTGTAAGGTACAAAAGCAGGAAGTTGTACACTGGGCTCCATGAAGTCATTTGTTTGCCAATTCTATCTGATAACCAACAGCTCTATCACTGTTCTACAGCCATCCACAgatgcaggggagaaaaaaaataccactaaagacaacatgctttttttcctccattacatttttatagcctttttcccccctccacaCAAAGGCAGTATCATAAATACTTCACATTAAATGAATGTACTGCAGAAATGCATTCTAAATTTTTTAGCTCTCATATGGCTTGCTTTGAAACCCAGCTGTAAGTTTAAAAGCAACACAAATCATATGACAAGTTATAACTtcaaaaaagttttctttcttgttatcAAATAAATCaactatcacaaaaaaaaaagcaatatccTTCTGAAAAACTCTAAAATCCAGTTATTTGTTTTCAAGACAGTTATGCAATATATCGAAAAATTTGGGAATGACATAATGCTGTTTTTTAACTTGGTATGCACATTACTTGCATAATGAAACATAGTTATAATAAAATACCTGCATTTTCACTAGTGCCAGGAAATCCAAAAGTTCTACAACAGGATTTAAATCAAACAAGCACCCAGACTTAAAAACTGTAACTCATATATTGTTAACACTGACATACATTGGTTTTATCACTTCTATATTTCTAAACAATAAGATCACCTAGAAGCAATCATTCAATGCTAACTACCATTTACTATCTTAAAGTCCAGTTCTGCTAAAATCACATACTTTTATACCTTAAAACTCACCTTAGGTCTCAACCAAGATATCTCGCCTCTGAATTGGGCGAGCGGGGTACAATAATCAAAAAATATAGAGGTATCACTAGCTGGAAACGTGGGGTCTGTGTAAAGGTCTCTTTTCACGAttaattgttttttctctcccagcatTTTCAACACAATCCTAAGTAGCTTTGCCGGCTATTTCCAGGACTTTAGATTGCCAAGCACCAACCTACAATATAAGCGAGCATTACTCGGGAATTGCAACTGAGAAACAAATAAGCAGGACAGATTTATTTAGGAACAGAAAGCCTCTCACTCTTTCCACGAAGCACCCTGAACCACGCCATTGTTGGCTTCTTTCAGCACCTGATACCACCCTAGAGGTTCCCCGCTctgctggaaaagagaagggggggTCTCAGAGAAGACCTACACCCAGAAGCCCACTTAGACCCCTTCTCCGCCCCTCTACGCACACCCTTCCCCACAAGACCCCCTCCACCAACACCCCTTTCCTCACAACCAGCCCCGACAAGGGCCCCTCCACACACGcccaccccctcctcctgcccaccaGCCCCCCTCACGCAGACACCCTTCGCCCCAGCGGGCCTCAACCAGGCCACCTCCGCACACGTCCTCCCCACCCCCGGCCACCACAGAGCCCACCCCCGCCATCTCCTCACCGGGGGGCACGCCCCGCCGCCATGCCCGGGGCGGCCGTTACCGCGGCAACGCCGGACactctcccacccctccctcaGCCTCTTGTCCAGCCCAGAGGTAACGGATTGGGCCGCTGACCAATGAAGAAGCGGCAGGCGAGCACGTGATGCACGCACCACCAATCGGCCGCCGCCCTCGGAGCAGGGAAGGGACGGGTCCCAGCatgccccgcggcgggcgggctcAGCCCGCGGCCGCCTGTGGCGGCCGGCCCGTCACGGGGGGGAGCCGAGAGTCCCCGGGCACTCCGGGATTCGCGAGCCCAGGCGGTATTCCGTGCTCAGGAATACCTGGAAGAAACTGGAAATTTCTcctcagcagagctggaggaggaaagcGTAACGGTCACCTGAACAGCTCTAAGAGGCTGAGGAAAAACGAAACCGAACTACAGTTTCATAAAGGTTATGACAGAGAAACTGTCACAGAAATTGGTGACCCTCACAAAGCGGTTTCCCGACATAATGGCAAAGATCACATTTTCAGATAGCTTATCACTAAGTAATTGTCCAAGGGCAGAACTGACAAAGGAAGTATGCAGCTCCTTGTACTTTGATAGCTACTACTGCCTAGTGATAtagaaaaaatacactaaaaaatACTGACTTGCTGAAAGAACAatgacaaaggaaagaaatgcagaaagagaaTGCCACTTGCAGGCCATCCTTCAGCAAACCACTGCTAGTTCCAAGGGTTTGGGGCCAGGTCAAGGCATGCTGAAGCagactgctttcttttttgtatttcagcCTTTTATGTTAATGTTTCTAAAGAAGTTCAAGTGTGGTCAAGTAAGCAGGCTGCTGAGCCACTGTGAAAGGACACAATGTTTACCAAAAAAGCTGTTCTTCACACTCACCTATAAGGATGGGTTTGAGTGTAAGGGTTATATCACCCGGTCCTTGGGTAGAGAGGTTGTCTTAATGAGAGAGATCCACAGAAAACACTGGTCTAATTTGTTTCTATCAGAAATGAATGTAGAA
The Harpia harpyja isolate bHarHar1 chromosome 12, bHarHar1 primary haplotype, whole genome shotgun sequence genome window above contains:
- the CAPN10 gene encoding calpain-10 isoform X1, which produces MLGEKKQLIVKRDLYTDPTFPASDTSIFFDYCTPLAQFRGEISWLRPKDICSTPRLFSNNLQDVQVKQGILGDCWFLCACVALQKSKYLLNKVIPPGQPSWTDESYQGCFTCRVWQFGHWVEVTIDDRLPCLGGKLCFSQCQTEDLFWLPLLEKAYAKVHGSYEQLWAGQVADALVDLTGGIAERWTLKGPGRNMEKEKTGMVLEKAVFRRLMNLKEQCVISCSVLSSRQGASELGEFHAFIVIDILNLSEVSGKEIFLLRIRNPWGRRCWRGPWCEGGQGWSQLDPVVASELLSQIQEGEFWVDEEEFFREFDEVTMGFPVNEEGQLQSLYTEKVLYHSQNLFGSWVRGRSAGGCRNNSSFPTNPKFWLRVCEKSEVCIALLQKHRKYSADWAGRIKNLTCLAEENLSLTEGTQGKNYQAVGLHVWKVEKKRFNLPKTLSAPPVVGTICHSYDREVHVCCDLSPGFYLVVPSTFLKDAVGNFLLRVFSTGRISLSELKPPPTDAALCEELPAGEWETVQLHGCWKNGQSAGGSRNFPSFHINPCFPLSIPAGPGKSSVKVTLRQHCQDSKCRPIGFHIFQVPNSSWKPHTSSFLHLEPLVSCVPHCYSQEVSQLCRLPAGSYVIIPSTYLPNTEGNFTVVIATKIDRKRIHSRETLGQVLQEISFTTVMKR
- the CAPN10 gene encoding calpain-10 isoform X5, which gives rise to MLKLLCRSERVHGSYEQLWAGQVADALVDLTGGIAERWTLKGPGRNMEKEKTGMVLEKAVFRRLMNLKEQCVISCSVLSSRQGASELGEFHAFIVIDILNLSEVSGKEIFLLRIRNPWGRRCWRGPWCEGGQGWSQLDPVVASELLSQIQEGEFWVDEEEFFREFDEVTMGFPVNEEGQLQSLYTEKVLYHSQNLFGSWVRGRSAGGCRNNSSFPTNPKFWLRVCEKSEVCIALLQKHRKYSADWAGRIKNLTCLAEENLSLTEGTQGKNYQAVGLHVWKVEKKRFNLPKTLSAPPVVGTICHSYDREVHVCCDLSPGFYLVVPSTFLKDAVGNFLLRVFSTGRISLSELKPPPTDAALCEELPAGEWETVQLHGCWKNGQSAGGSRNFPSFHINPCFPLSIPAGPGKSSVKVTLRQHCQDSKCRPIGFHIFQVPNSSWKPHTSSFLHLEPLVSCVPHCYSQEVSQLCRLPAGSYVIIPSTYLPNTEGNFTVVIATKIDRKRIHSRETLGQVLQEISFTTVMKR
- the CAPN10 gene encoding calpain-10 isoform X4 — protein: MLGEKKQLIVKRDLYTDPTFPASDTSIFFDYCTPLAQFRGEISWLRPKDICSTPRLFSNNLQDVQVKQGILGDCWFLCACVALQKSKYLLNKVIPPGQPSWTDESYQGCFTCRVWQFGHWVEVTIDDRLPCLGGKLCFSQCQTEDLFWLPLLEKAYAKVHGSYEQLWAGQVADALVDLTGGIAERWTLKGPGRNMEKEKTGMVLEKAVFRRLMNLKEQCVISCSVLSSRQGASELGEFHAFIVIDILNLSEVSGKEIFLLRIRNPWGRRCWRGPWCEGGQGWSQLDPVVASELLSQIQEGEFWVDEEEFFREFDEVTMGFPVNEEGQLQSLYTEKVLYHSQNLFGSWVRGRSAGGCRNNSSFPTNPKFWLRVCEKSEVCIALLQKHRKYSADWAGRIKNLTCLAEENLSLTEGTQGKNYQAVGLHVWKVEKKRFNLPKTLSAPPVVGTICHSYDREVHVCCDLSPGFYLVVPSTFLKDAVGNFLLRVFSTGRISLSELKPPPTDAALCEELPAGPGKSSVKVTLRQHCQDSKCRPIGFHIFQVPNSSWKPHTSSFLHLEPLVSCVPHCYSQEVSQLCRLPAGSYVIIPSTYLPNTEGNFTVVIATKIDRKRIHSRETLGQVLQEISFTTVMKR